The nucleotide sequence TCGGGCTTCCAAAGTATTTCGAGTCAGACGGCATCCAGGTGAAAGCCCTTATCATCCATGAGCTTTCGGATATCGCTAGTCACTGGAGCTGCACAAAAACGCTGGACGAGTGGCTGTATGAGCAAAAGATTCCTGGCATCTTTGGCATTGACACGAGAGAATTGACAAAGAAGCTCCGAGTAAATGGGGTAATGAAAGCTGCACTTGTCGTTTCAGACAAACCGATCAACAACAGCGACGCGAACGAAGCTTTGAAAACTGCAGACTATGACACCCTGAACTTTATGCCCGAAGTCTCGACTAAAGCCCCTGTCGAATACTTTTGCTCGAGCGATAGATCAGCCTCTGGCAAGGGGCGCATAGTCGTCATAGACACCGGCGTGAAGAACAGTATAATTCGAAACATTTTGAGGACCGGCTATGACGTCGTCAGGCTCCCGTGGAACGCGTCGTTTGAAGAGATAAGCTCCTATCATCCGAAGGGGGTCGTAATTAGCAATGGACCCGGAGATCCCAAGGTCTGCAGTAGCACTATCACGACGGCAGCCCGGCTCATAAAGACCTCCACGCCTACGCTCGGCATCTGCCTCGGCAATCAGATTCTTGCCCTTGCGGGAGGCGCCGACACGTACAAGCTAAAGTTCGGCCACCGCGGACAGAACAAGCCCTGTATGGATCTTCGAAACAGTCAGGTCTATGTTACGAGCCAGAACCACGGATACGGGATAGACCCCGAGTCGCTTTCCGAAACTGGATTTAAGGTGTGGTTCTCAAACGCCGATGACAAGACAGTGGAAGGCATAGAGCACAAAAAGTTACCGGTGATTGCTGTCCAGTTCCATCCCGAAGCCTCCCCGGGCCCCTACGACTGCATGTTCGTATTCGATAGGTTTAAAGACATAATTGAAAAAGGCTCTGGAGAAACTGCAGAGTTGCCTTCAGAATCAAAGCCGCCAAGGAAAACTGCCACAACAAAAACCGGGACAGCCAGATCAATCAGAAATGTTTCGAACAGAAGGAGGGAGAGAAAAGTCGCCAAGAAATGAGTCGATAAAGA is from Nitrososphaera sp. and encodes:
- the carA gene encoding glutamine-hydrolyzing carbamoyl-phosphate synthase small subunit, coding for MLEDGTVFEGTGFGFPATAAGEVVFNTGMVGYTETLTDPSYRGQILCLTYPLIGNYGVPSPDVLDNFGLPKYFESDGIQVKALIIHELSDIASHWSCTKTLDEWLYEQKIPGIFGIDTRELTKKLRVNGVMKAALVVSDKPINNSDANEALKTADYDTLNFMPEVSTKAPVEYFCSSDRSASGKGRIVVIDTGVKNSIIRNILRTGYDVVRLPWNASFEEISSYHPKGVVISNGPGDPKVCSSTITTAARLIKTSTPTLGICLGNQILALAGGADTYKLKFGHRGQNKPCMDLRNSQVYVTSQNHGYGIDPESLSETGFKVWFSNADDKTVEGIEHKKLPVIAVQFHPEASPGPYDCMFVFDRFKDIIEKGSGETAELPSESKPPRKTATTKTGTARSIRNVSNRRRERKVAKK